From Caretta caretta isolate rCarCar2 chromosome 3, rCarCar1.hap1, whole genome shotgun sequence, a single genomic window includes:
- the LOC142071426 gene encoding uncharacterized protein LOC142071426, with protein MQSSSAEVTMMESQNRKRAPAWTEREVRDLIAVWGEESVLSELRSSFRNAKTFLKISQGMKDRGHNRDPKQCRVKLKELRQAYQKTREANGRSGSEPQTCRFYDELHAILGGSATTTPAVLFDSFNGDGGNTEVGFGDEEDDEEEVVDSSQQASGETGFPDSQELFLTLDLEPVPPEPTQGCLLDSAGGEGTSAACVSMITGSSPSQRLVKLRKKKKRTRDEMFSELMLSSHTDRAQTNAWRQIMSECRKAQNDREERWRAEESKWRAEESKWRAEDRAEAQRWRQRDERRQDSMLRLLQDQTSMLQCMVELQQRQLEHRLPLQPLCNQPPSSPSSIASTPRRPRTRWGGLRPTSHSPTEDCPKKRRLSFNKF; from the exons atgcagagctcatcagcagaggtgaccatgatggagtcccagaatcgcaaaagagctccagcatggactgaacgggaggtacgggatctgatcgctgtttggggagaggaatccgtgctatcagaactccgttccagttttcgaaatgccaaaacctttctgaaaatctcccagggcatgaaggacagaggccataacagggacccgaagcagtgccgcgtgaaactgaaggagctgaggcaagcctaccagaaaaccagagaggcgaacggccgctctgggtcagagccccaaacatgccgcttctatgatgagctgcatgccattttagggggttcagccaccactaccccagccgtgttgtttgactccttcaatggagatggaggcaatacagaagtaggttttggggacgaagaagatgatgaggaggaggttgtagatagctcacagcaagcaagcggagaaaccggttttcccgacagccaggaactgtttctcaccctagacctggagccagtaccccccgaacccacccaaggctgcctcctggactcagcaggcggagaagggacctctg ctgcatgtgtttcaatgatcacaggatcttctccttcccagaggctagtgaagcttagaaagaaaaaaaaacgcactcgcgatgaaatgttctccgagctcatgctgtcctcccacactgacagagcacagacgaatgcgtggaggcaaataatgtcagagtgcaggaaagcacaaaatgaccgggaggagaggtggagggctgaagagagtaagtggcgggctgaagagagtaagtggcgggctgaagacagggctgaagctcaaaggtggcggcagcgtgatgagaggaggcaggattcaatgctgaggctgctgcaggaccaaaccagtatgctccagtgtatggttgagctgcagcaaaggcagctggagcacagactgccactgcagcccctctgtaaccaaccgccctcctccccaagttccatagcctccacacccagacgcccaagaacacggtggggaggcctccggccaaccagccactcccccacagaggattgcccaaaaaaaagaaggctgtcattcaataaattttaa